From one Myxococcales bacterium genomic stretch:
- a CDS encoding helix-turn-helix domain-containing protein, which yields MIRNEAEYKEAVQRLADERKRLSDHRVALAKTGLTKTEIKRAMDPLRSFHLQLEEEVEAYERLKRGDLGELENLHGLGRTLVALRIALGLTQRQLAERLDVNESQVSRDERNEYHGVTVDRASRILDAMGVSLKSAFEGPVLEKSTATANDGR from the coding sequence ATGATCCGCAACGAGGCTGAATACAAGGAGGCGGTGCAGCGCCTGGCGGACGAGCGAAAGCGTCTATCCGACCACCGGGTGGCGCTGGCCAAGACGGGGCTGACGAAGACCGAGATCAAGCGGGCGATGGACCCGCTCCGTTCCTTTCATCTTCAGCTCGAGGAGGAGGTAGAGGCCTACGAGCGCCTGAAGCGCGGCGATCTCGGCGAGCTCGAGAACCTTCACGGGCTCGGGCGCACGCTGGTCGCGCTTCGCATCGCCCTTGGCCTCACCCAGAGGCAGCTCGCCGAGCGCCTCGACGTGAACGAATCGCAGGTGTCACGCGACGAGCGCAACGAGTACCACGGCGTCACCGTCGACCGGGCGAGTCGGATCCTCGACGCGATGGGCGTGAGTCTGAAGAGCGCGTTCGAGGGGCCGGTTCTCGAGAAGTCGACGGCGACCGCCAACGACGGTCGGTAG
- a CDS encoding TfoX/Sxy family protein, translating to MSYNEPFADRVRVALADRGDVAEKKMFSGLCFMVKGHMCCGLTATDFMVRGLVDHEAGSRQPRANPLGRATRYCDERVSRCRRSRRSPPRRPS from the coding sequence ATGAGCTACAACGAGCCATTCGCGGACAGGGTTCGCGTTGCGCTCGCCGATCGCGGGGACGTCGCGGAGAAGAAGATGTTCAGCGGGCTGTGCTTCATGGTCAAAGGGCACATGTGTTGCGGCCTCACGGCGACCGACTTCATGGTTCGAGGACTGGTCGATCACGAGGCTGGCTCCCGCCAGCCTCGTGCGAATCCTCTCGGGCGGGCCACTCGATACTGCGACGAGCGTGTTTCGCGGTGTCGAAGGAGTCGCCGATCTCCACCGCGTCGCCCTTCGTAA
- a CDS encoding helix-turn-helix transcriptional regulator translates to MFKGKSSYRELLASDEHISTNILAERLERLEAHGIITKDVIHTAAARTRYTLTPKGVDLMPMLLEMIAWSARYDAKTAAPRGFARRVRTDRDALVRELRAQLHERET, encoded by the coding sequence ATGTTCAAGGGCAAGAGCAGCTACAGGGAGTTGCTTGCGTCTGATGAACACATCTCGACGAACATCCTGGCGGAACGTCTAGAGCGACTCGAAGCGCACGGGATCATCACCAAGGACGTCATCCACACCGCGGCGGCACGCACGCGCTACACGCTCACTCCGAAGGGCGTGGATCTCATGCCCATGCTCCTCGAGATGATCGCCTGGAGCGCCCGCTACGATGCGAAGACCGCTGCGCCGCGAGGCTTCGCGCGACGCGTCCGCACGGATCGCGACGCGCTCGTCCGCGAGCTCAGGGCTCAACTCCACGAGAGAGAGACGTGA
- a CDS encoding SRPBCC family protein, with protein sequence MTVLENSIRINASPEDVWSVLGKLDALHEYDPGVTLAKILDGAPAGVGAARQCDLAPGGWFRERVTSWQPAETIGFELYECALPVKSLRHTYTLEKAGDETVVRQRMEYELKFGPLGKVMDALMVRKKWDSGIKGFFVGLKRHVEEQAQAGGARASSSAGANRSSPSR encoded by the coding sequence ATGACGGTCCTGGAGAACTCGATTCGAATCAACGCCTCGCCAGAGGACGTCTGGTCGGTCCTGGGCAAGCTCGATGCCCTGCACGAGTACGATCCAGGCGTCACCCTGGCGAAAATCCTCGACGGAGCGCCTGCTGGCGTTGGCGCCGCAAGGCAGTGCGATCTGGCGCCGGGCGGCTGGTTTCGCGAGCGCGTTACGTCATGGCAGCCCGCAGAGACAATCGGCTTCGAGCTCTACGAGTGCGCGCTCCCGGTCAAGTCGCTCCGGCATACGTACACCCTCGAGAAGGCGGGCGACGAGACCGTTGTCCGTCAGCGAATGGAGTACGAGCTCAAGTTCGGACCTTTGGGCAAGGTGATGGACGCGCTCATGGTCCGCAAGAAGTGGGACTCGGGCATCAAAGGCTTCTTCGTCGGGCTGAAGCGCCACGTGGAGGAGCAGGCGCAGGCAGGCGGTGCGCGAGCCTCGTCGTCCGCCGGCGCGAATAGAAGCTCGCCGTCGCGATGA